A region of the Acetonema longum DSM 6540 genome:
CTGCGCAAACTGGAGGACGAGAAGTTAGACGCTATCGTCCTGGCAGTGGCCGGTCTGAAACGGCTGGATTTAGGCGATCGTATCCGGCAGGTGCTGCCCCGGTCGATCTGCCTGCCGGCTGTAGGACAGGGAGCGCTGGCAATTGAAACCAGGGCTGATGACCGGCATACTGTGGATATGATCAGTTGTCTGGAAGATGCACCGACCCGGCTGGCGGTTACGGCCGAACGTTCCTTTTTGCGTATGGTGGAAGGAGGGTGCCAGGTCCCCGTTGGCGTTTATGCCGATTGGCAGGAGGATATCCTGCGTCTGACAGCTGTGATTTTGTCTCTGGACGGGCAGCGCATCGTCCGTGATTGGCTCTGGGGCATGCAGCCGGATCAGGCGGTGGCGGAAGAAATGGGACGGGAATTGGCCGATAAAATGCTCGCGGCGGGAGGCAGAACCATTTTGTCAGAATTGGACTGCCGCGAAGGAGGAGAACACTGATGCCTGATATGCAGTTAAAACCGGGCAAGGTATTTTTAGTGGGCGCCGGCCCCGGTGATTACCGGTTAATTACCCTGAAAGCGGTGGATGCTATCAAGCAGGCCGACACCATCGTGTATGACCGGCTGGCTGACGACCGACTGCTGCAATATGCCCGGCCGGATGTGGAACTGATCTATGTAGGCAAGGCCTCCAGCGACCATACCATGCGGCAGGAAGATATCAACCGTCTGCTTGTGGACAAGGCTCAGGCCGGCAAGACCGTTGTCCGTCTGAAAGGCGGCGATCCCTTTGTCTTTGGCCGGGGTGGTGAAGAAGCTCTGGGATTGGTCGCGAATCATTTGGAGTTTGAAATTGTGCCGGGAGTTACCTCGGCCATTGCCGTACCGGCTTATGCCGGTATTCCGGTTACCCACCGGGGGCTGGCTGTTTCCTTTGCCGTGATTACCGGCCACGAAGACCCGGCTAAGCCTGAATCCAGCGTTCGATGGGACAAGCTGGCTACCGGCGTAGATACTTTGATTTTCCTCATGGGAGTGGAAAACCTGCCTCATATTACCGCCAAACTGCTGGAACACGGCCGTCCGGCCGATACCCCCGCCGCCATTATCCGTTGGGGTACCAAGCCCGAGCAGGAAGTCTGGCATACAACCCTTGGCCAGGCTGCCCAGGATGTAATCAGGCATGGGATTAAACCGCCGGCTATTTTTCTGGTAGGCGAGGTAGCTGGGTTGCGGGAGCAACTGGCTTGGTTCGACCGAAAGCTTCTGTTTGGCAAACGGATATTGGTCACCAGAACCCGTGAGCAAGCCAGCCTGTTGACTGCCAGATTAGAGAATCTGGGCGCCATGTGCCTCGAAGCGCCGGCTATCCGGATTGAACCGCCGGAGAGTTACAACCCGGTGGATATGGCGATTCAAAACCTCCGGGATTATCATTGGGTTGTCTTGACCAGTGTGAACGGTGTGAAGGCCTTTTTCGCCAGATTAGAAAAGGCCGGCAAGGATGCAAGAGCGCTGGGAGAGGCAAAAGTTGCGGCCATCGGCGCTCAGACAGCGGCCTGTTTACGGGAATACGGCATTATCGCCGATATCGTGCCGGTGGAATTTCGTGCCGAAGGAGTGGCGGAAGCCCTGGCGGCATATATCCGACCCGGGGACCGGGTGTTGATCCCCCGGGCGGCAGTGGCGCGGGACCTGTTGCCGGACAAGCTGACCGAAATGGGAGCGGCGGTGGAGGTGACCCCCGTATACCGCACTGTCGCCGGCTTGACCGACGGCCTGAAGCTGGCGGCGGACTTGGCTGACGGCAAGCTGGATATGGTGACCTTTACCAGCTCATCCACCGTAACCAATACCGTAGCTCTTCTGGGGCCGGATGCGGTGAAGCTCCTGGCGAATACCAAAATAGCCTGTATCGGACCAGTCACTGCCGGCACTTGTTACGATTTAGGCATCACCCCGGCGATTATCGCTTCCGAATACACTATACAAGGACTGGTACAGTCCATAACCGAGTATTTTAAACAGAAATGACAAGCCGAAGGGAAGGATCCATATGGGTAATCTGATGATCAGACCCCGCCGGCTGCGGGTGTCATCCGGCGTACGCGCCATGGTGAGAGAAAACACTCTGGATGCAGGGGATTTGGTTTTTCCTTTATTCGTGGTTCCCGGCAGCAGGGTAAAAAATGAAATTCCTTCTATGCCCGGCAACTATCATCTGTCGCCGGACATGGCGGAAGAAGTGGCGCGAGAAGCCTATGAAGCTGGCATTCCGGCGGTATTGCTGTTTGGGTTGCCGGAATATAAAGACGCAGAAGGGTCTAGCGCCTGGGATGCCAACAGCCCAGTTCAGCAGGCTGTCCGACGGATTAAAGCTGCCCTGCCGGAATTAGTGGTGATAACCGACGTCTGTCTATGCGAATATACAGATCATGGCCATTGCGGCATCATCAAAGGCCAGAAGGTGGACAACGATTCCACCTTGGTTCGTCTGGGCCAGACGGCTATCAGCTATGCCGAGGCCGGAGCGGATATGGTGGCTCCTTCGGATATGATGGACGGACGGGTCGCGTCCATTCGCCAGGCTTTGGACGCCTGCGGCTTTCAGGATATTTCTATCATGAGTTATGCCGCCAAATATGCCTCGGCTTTTTACGGTCCCTTCCGGGAGGCGGCTGATTCCGCCCCTCAGTTTGGCGATCGCCGCACCTATCAGATGGACCCGGCCAATGCCAGGGAAGCCCTGAAGGAAGTGGCTCTGGATGTTCAGGAAGGAGCCGATATCATCATCGTCAAGCCGGCTATGGCCTATATGGATATCATGCATCAGGTAAAGACTTCTTTCCGGCAGCCGGTAGCCGCCTACAATGTCAGCGGCGAATTCGCCATGGTAAAAGCCGCCGCCAGAAACGGCTGGATTGACGAAAAACGGACCGTGCTGGAACTGTTAACCGGTATGAAACGGGCCGGCGCCGATATGATTATTACCTACCATGCTGTAGATGCCGCCAAGTGGCTGAGAGACCGTTGAAAAAGGCCCATCTGCGTCGTCAGGTCTGCGAGAGCGCGCTGTTCAGAAAGTATCCCTTTTCGGATCCATCGTCCATAGTTTATTTGTTCTAACTACCTTGAAAAGCGACTTTACTTTTTCCAGCTTTCACGATGCTGCGCATCTTTCCAGCACTGCCGTGCCCTCAACATGCTGTCTGCGCGCGCTTTCCCGACCTTCCTAGCATCTGGATCTTTTAAACGGTCCCAGATTCGAGGACAAAGATGAGTTTTGAAGTAACAGGAGGGACAAGACAATGCAACTGACCCAATCCGAACAGGCTTTTGCCGAAGCAAAACAGTACATACCCGGCGGCGTCAACAGTCCGGTGCGCTCTTTCCGGGGTGTAGGCGGCACGCCACCCTTCATCGCCCGGGCGGAAGGCAGCAGGATTGTAGACATTGACGGCAACTCCTATATTGACTACGTTGGTTCCTGGGGCCCTATGATCGTCGGGCATGCCCATCCCCAAGTCATCCAGGCCATTGTCGAAGCAGCTGCCCGCGGGACAAGCTACGGCGCCCCGACTCTTTTGGAGACCGAGTTGGCCAAACTAGTGACCAAGCTGGTTCCTTCCATCGAAATGGTACGCATGGTCAACTCCGGCACTGAGGCCACCATGAGCGCGCTGCGGCTGGCCAGAGCCTATACTAAGCGCAGCAAGATTGTCAAATACGCCGGCTGCTATCACGGTCATCATGACAGCCTGCTGGTCAAAGCCGGTTCCGGCGCCACTACCTTTGGTGTACCGGATAGTCCCGGCGTGCCGGACAGCATTACTCAGACCACTTTAACCGTAAAATATAATGATCCTGAGGAATTAGAAGCAGTCTTCGCCCGGCAGGGAGAACAAATTGCGGCAGTCATCATTGAGCCGGTTGCCGGCAATATGGGTCTGGTTCTGCCTCAGGAAGGCTACCTGCAAAAAGTCCGGGATATCACCGCCCACTATGGCGCGCTGCTGATCTTTGATGAGGTCATGACCGGATTCCGGGTCGCCCTGGGCGGTGCTCAGGCTTACTACGGCATCAAACCGGATATTACCTGTCTGGGCAAGATCATTGGCGGCGGCTTGCCGGTGGCTGCTTATGGCGGCAGACGCGACATCATGGAAATGGTGGCCCCGGCCGGCTCCGTGTATCAGGCCGGCACCCTCAGCGGCAATCCCCTGGCTATGACTGCCGGCATCGCCACCCTGCGGCTGATCTCTGAGGATCCGGATTTTTACCCTAAGATCAGCCAAAAAACCGCCGCACTCTGCGCCGGCTTAGAAGCAGAAGCTAAAAAGCAGGGGTTTGACAAGCTGCAATTTCACCGGATCGGCGCCATGTTCGGGCTGTTCTTCAGCGATAAACCGGTCTATGACTACGACAGCGCCAAACAGTCCGACGTGCAAGCCTTCAACACCTACTTTCACGCCATGCTGGCCCAGGGAATCTATCTGGCCCCGTCTCAGTTCGAAGCTGCCTTTATGTCTGCAGCTCACTCGGATGAAGACATAAAGGCGACCATTGCCGCCAGCGGAGAGGCGTTCATGCAGGCGGCAAAACTGCAGTCCCGGCTTCGGGGATAGGTAAAACTTGCTGTTTTGAGCTCGCTTCGAGACCTGTTTCAATAAATGGCTGCCGACTTGAATAGGTCGATAGCGTGGGGCAGTCACTGCTTACAGTGACTGCCTTGTTGTATTTTTAAGTACTCCAGTGTTAAAGGCAGACCGGCGCATTTACAGGCCATAACATCACTGCCGGCGCTGTAGCATCACCTTGCCATTATTAGATAATACAACAATAGTTTAAATAATTTAAAAAATTATATTGACGCAGCCAAAAACAAGAATTATAATTTAAGTAAGTGGTATACCGGAATTCCTGGAAGAAACCTTAAAGCATTTGTATGGATAAATAACCACTAGTGAAGAGCAGCTGCTTGTTCAACTGATTTTTTTATGCACAAATTATTGATCGGATTCCGCCAGTAAATGTAGGAGGTAAGTAATAGAATATTGTGTCTATATTGGTATACCGGCATACCTACATACTTGTGAAAAGAGTAAAGCATACATGAGAATAGGGTATTGAAAAAAGTGGAACTTAAAGAGGATGCGTCGGTTCTTACAAAAAATCAAAGCTTTTTAAAGTATAGACTTAGAAGCGAGGTTGTTCATATGGTCGGAGATATCAGGATTATCTTTACTGGAATGGAACAATTAGTAATGGAAGAGACCCTGGAAGCTTTCCTGGCGGGCATAGGTAAAACGGTGGATGCGCGTACTTGTCCCATGGACAAACTCCCCGAGCATAGCGCTGCCGACCTCTTTGTATGTGCCAAATCGCTCAAAGAGCGCATGCCAAAAACAATACCGGTTGAAAAAACCCTTTGCATAGAAATGGTGCCTGTAGAACAATTCTATATAGATGTAACAAAAGTTCCGGATGGAAGCACTGTATATGTTTTAAGTAATTCGACTAATTACGCTCGAAGATTGGTGCAGATGTGCCAGGAAAGAAATATTGATCATATCACATATGAATACATACTGGTGAATGAGCTGTCGGAACAAGAAATCATCGGAATACTGCGCGAAGCTAATTATGTCATGGGCGTTGCAACGACCATGGAGAAAAAGGGCGTTGTTTATGAGCAGTATAAGCCATACCTCAGAGAAGATATAAAATTGATAGGAGCCAAACGAACGTTAAATCTACCATCATTTTTGGAGCTTATGCAATGGATCACGACATTTAGAAATACCAGATTGTTTGAGCATATTACCGATGGTACGCAAAAGCAGGCGCAGCAGCTCCAACAGTTAACATCGATTACCAATACGATCTCCAGATCAACCGATGCTGAAATTGAAATGTTTAAAGAACTGAGCGTTAAAATGGAAAATGGTATGGAGCGCCTCAAACAGGTTATACAGTTTTCCGAATCTCTGACAGCAGCTACCCAAAATATCGGAGGGATTGCCGGGAGTATTAGGCATCTATCCAGTCAAACCCATTTATTATCATTAAACGCTACGATTGAGGCGGCGCGCGTGGGTGAACAGGGGAGAGGGTTTGCGGTGGTAGCAAAAGAGGTGGGTAAACTTGCTGAGGAAAGCCAGAAATCTACAGATATGATCCTAAAGGCAGTGAAGGAGGTTCAAGCCGCTGTTGTAAATATAATTCCGGCTTTGTCGAGTTTATCGAACGAATTGAAAGGCAATCAGGATTTTTATGGTAAGGTTTTACAAAACTCAATAGAAACAAACCAATCCTTAGTGCACGTCTTCCAAATGGTTGAAAACATCAGAAGAAGCAGTGAAGTTATGCTGGATGAAACTGGTCAATTGGTGAATTTGAATAGTAAAGCATAATTTTATGGCTTTATTTCCCCCTAGTGTTTATTTTGATAAGGCAGCAATAGTTTTAATAATTCGGATTATATTGACGCAGCTAAAAATAGGAATTATAATTTAGGCAATAATGGTATACCGGAATTCCTGGGGGGAGCATATGTATTTATATATGAATGAGCCATTGGCAAGAATGACCGACAACTCGCCTGATTCTCTTTATGCGCAGATTGTCGATCGAATTCGCCAGTGGATGAAAGATGGGCACTTAAAAGAAGGGGATCAATTGCCCTCAGAGCGCGAATTGGCGCAAATGTTCGATGTTAGTAGGGTCCCGGTTCGGGAGGCGCTGAAAATATTGGAATTCTTAGGCGCGGTACAGCATGTTAGAGGAAAAGGAGTCTTTGTCAAAAAAATCAATATAAGCAATGTGCTAAATAATATTGAATTTATCATGATTGATCCAATGCATACTTTGCTAGACTTATTTGAAGCCCGGCAGGCTATTGAACTACAAGCGGCAGTGCTTGCCGCCCAGCGCCGCACTGATGAAGATTTGAGTGCAATGGAAGCGGCTGTTCAAGAAATGGAACTAACCTGCAACGGGGGCTCGGATCAAGATATTGTGGATGCGTCAGCCCGGTTCCACAATGCTGTTATTACAGCGTCTCATAACGTCATACTGGTATCTATCAATGAATCCTTGGGGAATTTACTGAAATTTTCGCGGCAGCAATCACTGAAAGACACCAGCAGATGGCAGACTTCACTAAGGTATCATAAAGAGATCATGCAGAAACTTAAAGAAAAAGACGGTGCAGAAGCCTTCAGGCTGATGCAGGAGCATTTGTCCAATGCAAAAGAGTATATTGCCAAAGCAGCACGATGAGCGAGGCAGGGATCGTGCCTGCTAAACGGTATACCAGTATACCGAAATGATATGGAGAAAGAATCTTGGCTAAAAGGGGAGTGAAATTTTGCAAGATAGTGGAATTTCAACAGCATGTGTGGAGTTTGCCGATTCACTTAGAATGGAAGCTATTCCAGCGGAAGTAAAGGAACAAGCCAAGAAATGCTTGCTGGATTTTCTGGGATGTGCCATACGTGGTGCTGTAATGCCGCAAGCCAAATGTATTAAAGAGTATGCTGCCGTAATGGGAGGGAATGCGCATGCCAGCATACTGGGAGTTTCGTCATTGAATTCAATTGTTAATGCGGCGTTGGCTAACGGGTACTTCGGGCATATTCTGGAGATGGATGATGTAGATAAGGAATCTATTTCGCATCCGGCTACCGTGGTGATGCCCGCGGCGCTTAGTATCGGCGAGTGGCGGCGTTCGAAGGGCGCTGAACTGCTTGAGGCAATTGTTGCGGGGTATGAGGTCATGCTGCGTATAGGGACCTCTGTGACGCCGGCGCATTATCAGATATGGCATACGACGGCTACTACGGGCGTATTCGGCGCAGCTATTGCCGCCGGGCGGATGCTGAAGCTGAATCAGGAGCAAATGTCCTGGGCTTTTGGCAGTGCAGGCACTATGGCTGCGGGCTTATGGGAATTTTTAAGCGATGGGGCAATGAGCAAATATTTACATGCCGGTAAAGCAGCTTCAACAGGCGTATTGGCAGCGCAGCTGGCTGCCTCAGGCCTTACGGGGGCAAGCCGGATTTTAGAGGGCAGGCAGGGATTTTTTGCGGGCTACGCCAGGCAGGATATAGAACAAAAACTATTCCAGGATTTTCATGTTAAATACAGGACTGCAACAGTATCGTTTAAGCCGTATCCCTGCTGCCGGCATACACATTCAGCTATCGACTGCGCCAGAAGTTTATACTTGCAGGCTCAATCTGTCCTGTCAGATATTAAGCAGATTCACATTCATACGTATCAGGCGGCAACACAGGTAGCCTGTTTTGAAGATCCGCTGGATTCCCGTCAGGGACAGTTCAGCTTGAAATATTGCATGGTCCGGGCATTAATAAATGGGAATATAGGGCTGGATGATTTTTCTCAGGACAAATTGACGGATAAGGCAGTAAGAGCATTAATGGCCAAAACATCCGTGGCGGTCGATGCGGAGATTGACCGGCAGACGCCCATAGCATGGCCCTGCAGGCTTTCTCTGGAGCTGGCAGATGGGCGGGTTCTGCATGAATATGTAGCTTATCCGAAAGGCGATCCGGAAAATCCGCTTAGCTGGGAGGAGGTTGAAACAAAGTTCCGGCTGCTGGTGGAACCGATCCTGGAGGAACGGGCGATTCCCGCGATCATTGATATGTGCAAAAATATAGAACTTTTAGCAGACTGCGGTGAGATGATTAGGAGGATTAACGATTATGGGAGATTTTAAAATTACTTATGAGGAGATTTTTTCATTGGTGCACAACATGTGTACCGGGATTTCCTCCGATGTGCTGGAAATTATGAATAAGGCGTTAGTAAAGGAGTCTAACCAGGGAGCGAAGGCCCTGCTGCAATCTATGATTGACAATGTGGGACAGGCGGGGAAACTGGACAAGCCGGTTTGCCAGTCGCCGGGGCTGCCGACGGTATATATACGTTTTGGTGACCAGGCTGATTTAGGCGGATTGTCGAAATGGCTGCCGCAGGCAGTTGTGGAATGTACGAAAAAAGGATATATCCGCCCGAGCATTGTTCACCCGCTGACCCGCTATAATCCGGGAGACAGCTCCGGGGTAGGAATTCCCAACTTCGAATACCAGTATCGTCCCGGTCAGGAATATATGGAAGTGATCATGAGCGCTAAAGGCTGCGGGGCAGAGCTGGCCAATCTTTCGACTATTTTGACGCCGGCAACCCTGGGAACTAACTATGTAGGCCTCAAAAAACTGGTGCTGGAAACGGTAACAAAGGGCGGCGGCTTTCCCTGTCCTCCTTCGGCAATTGGCATCGGCATCGGCGGACAGATGGATATTTCGGCCAAACTCAGCCGGGAAGCCATCAGTACCAGGGACTGGCGGGACCAGCATCCGGACCCGCTGTTTGCCAGCCTGGAGAAAGAACTCCTGGAAAATATTAATTCGCTAGGCCTGGGACCTGCGGGCATTGGCGGCGATACGACCTGTTTAGCGGTGAAAATTGGCTACGCTGCAACGCATACCGCTATTTGTCCTGTCACCATCAATTTTCACTGCTGGGTTGCCCGCAGGTTTGGCGTGCGTTTCTATCCTGACGGGCGCAGAGAATACTTATTTCAGGAGGCAAAGTAACATGACGGAACATAATTTAACGCTGCCGGTCAATGATGCGCAGGTAGAAAACCTGAGTATGGGGGATACAGTTTATTTAACGGGTACGGTGTACACCGCGAGGGATATGGCCCATTTAGAAATAAAACGGCTGCGGGAGAAAGGCGAGCCTCTGCCGGTGGAATTATCAGGCCGGGCGATTTTTCACGCCGGACCTGTGGTTCGCAAAACAGACAAGGGCTGGGAACTGGTGGTTATAGGCCCTACCACCAGCATTCGCATGGAGCCCCATGCCGGCATGACGGGCGAGCTTGGCGTAAAACTTATTATTGGTAAAGGCGGACTGGCTAAAGACAGCCGGGAGATGTTCCAAAAGCACAAACAGGCCTATTTACAGGCGGCTCCCGGCTGTGCCGTTCAACTGGCAGCGGGAGTGAAAAAAGTTACAACCGCTTATTGGCCGGAAAATGGAATGCCGGAAGCTATGTGGGTGCTTGAGGTAGAGCGGTTCGGCCCGTTTATTGTGACTATGGATACATGGGGCAATAGCCGCTATGACGAAGTCAAGGATAAGGCTTATCAAAGAATCAAGCAAATATACGGGTAATCCTCCCCGTTAACCTTTAAAGAGTATGCTCAATGATGCGAGGTGGCGAACAAAGCATTGTTGTAGTGTATTATAGCAGCATTCCGACCCGTGAATGCTGCTGGGGGGGTGAAATAAGCTGAACACATGTCGGCAGGTATGGAGGAGGTGTCTTAGAGTGTAAAGTGCGAATGGCATGAATGCCATTTACCGGGAAGGCAGCTACGGCGGCCGGGGAGGTGATAAATCAGTGCCGCAGTTATGGTCAGGCTGTGAGTACGATTGCCAAAAGTGATCGCGATACAATTGAGTATATTCAACATTAATGGGCGAATAGTCGATTGCTAGCATAGGAGCTCATATTGTCAGGCAAAATTTACTGAAATTTTTAAATTAAAGGAAGAGTTACTCAAGACAGGCTTTAACAAACATACTGATTTTATAGTTGATAGGTATATTTAAAATGGAGGTATGAACGAATGGGAATTCTCATCACGGCTTTAGTAGTTAGCTGGGTTATTTACATGATTATCAAGAAACATTATCCCCAGGCAGTTCTGCTCACTGCCGGCATTGTTTTACTGCTGGCCACCTATTTTAGCGGCACTAGCTCTATTCTTGAGGCTAAACAATCTTCCGGCTCCGCTTTCCTGGATATTTTCCATACCATTAAGGTATTGCTCAGTTCCCGCGTCGCCGGTCTTGGCCTGACTATCATGTCAATAGCAGGCTTTGCCAGGTACATGGAGTATATTGGGGCCAGTAAGTCCTTGTTTGCAATAGTTGCATCCCCGCTCAAGCGTGTCAAATCGCCGTATATTCTACTGATTTTCAGCTTCTATGTAAGTCAGTTTTTGGTGCTGTTTATTCCCAGTCATGCCGGCTTGGCCCTGCTGCTTATGGTAACGCTGTATCCAATCCTGATAAGAGCGGGAGTTAGTAAATTGTCCGCTCTGGGCGTCATCGGCTGCGCCCAGTATATGGATGTCGGTCCCGGTTCCGGCAATGCCATTCTGGCCGCCAATATATGCAAATTGGATCCGGCAGTATTCTTTGTCGATTAT
Encoded here:
- the hemC gene encoding hydroxymethylbilane synthase; its protein translation is MEKQRLIIGTRASKLALWQAHYIAGRLEERYPDSQIEIRHITTTGDKILDVPLAKIGGKGLFTKEIESAMLSGEIDLAVHSLKDMPTELPAGLTLAAVTERLDPGDAFVSNRYQSLDELPQGAKVGTSSLRRRAQLLACRPDLVISDLRGNVDTRLRKLEDEKLDAIVLAVAGLKRLDLGDRIRQVLPRSICLPAVGQGALAIETRADDRHTVDMISCLEDAPTRLAVTAERSFLRMVEGGCQVPVGVYADWQEDILRLTAVILSLDGQRIVRDWLWGMQPDQAVAEEMGRELADKMLAAGGRTILSELDCREGGEH
- the cobA gene encoding uroporphyrinogen-III C-methyltransferase, with the translated sequence MPDMQLKPGKVFLVGAGPGDYRLITLKAVDAIKQADTIVYDRLADDRLLQYARPDVELIYVGKASSDHTMRQEDINRLLVDKAQAGKTVVRLKGGDPFVFGRGGEEALGLVANHLEFEIVPGVTSAIAVPAYAGIPVTHRGLAVSFAVITGHEDPAKPESSVRWDKLATGVDTLIFLMGVENLPHITAKLLEHGRPADTPAAIIRWGTKPEQEVWHTTLGQAAQDVIRHGIKPPAIFLVGEVAGLREQLAWFDRKLLFGKRILVTRTREQASLLTARLENLGAMCLEAPAIRIEPPESYNPVDMAIQNLRDYHWVVLTSVNGVKAFFARLEKAGKDARALGEAKVAAIGAQTAACLREYGIIADIVPVEFRAEGVAEALAAYIRPGDRVLIPRAAVARDLLPDKLTEMGAAVEVTPVYRTVAGLTDGLKLAADLADGKLDMVTFTSSSTVTNTVALLGPDAVKLLANTKIACIGPVTAGTCYDLGITPAIIASEYTIQGLVQSITEYFKQK
- the hemB gene encoding porphobilinogen synthase, whose translation is MGNLMIRPRRLRVSSGVRAMVRENTLDAGDLVFPLFVVPGSRVKNEIPSMPGNYHLSPDMAEEVAREAYEAGIPAVLLFGLPEYKDAEGSSAWDANSPVQQAVRRIKAALPELVVITDVCLCEYTDHGHCGIIKGQKVDNDSTLVRLGQTAISYAEAGADMVAPSDMMDGRVASIRQALDACGFQDISIMSYAAKYASAFYGPFREAADSAPQFGDRRTYQMDPANAREALKEVALDVQEGADIIIVKPAMAYMDIMHQVKTSFRQPVAAYNVSGEFAMVKAAARNGWIDEKRTVLELLTGMKRAGADMIITYHAVDAAKWLRDR
- the hemL gene encoding glutamate-1-semialdehyde 2,1-aminomutase, which produces MQLTQSEQAFAEAKQYIPGGVNSPVRSFRGVGGTPPFIARAEGSRIVDIDGNSYIDYVGSWGPMIVGHAHPQVIQAIVEAAARGTSYGAPTLLETELAKLVTKLVPSIEMVRMVNSGTEATMSALRLARAYTKRSKIVKYAGCYHGHHDSLLVKAGSGATTFGVPDSPGVPDSITQTTLTVKYNDPEELEAVFARQGEQIAAVIIEPVAGNMGLVLPQEGYLQKVRDITAHYGALLIFDEVMTGFRVALGGAQAYYGIKPDITCLGKIIGGGLPVAAYGGRRDIMEMVAPAGSVYQAGTLSGNPLAMTAGIATLRLISEDPDFYPKISQKTAALCAGLEAEAKKQGFDKLQFHRIGAMFGLFFSDKPVYDYDSAKQSDVQAFNTYFHAMLAQGIYLAPSQFEAAFMSAAHSDEDIKATIAASGEAFMQAAKLQSRLRG
- a CDS encoding methyl-accepting chemotaxis protein, coding for MELKEDASVLTKNQSFLKYRLRSEVVHMVGDIRIIFTGMEQLVMEETLEAFLAGIGKTVDARTCPMDKLPEHSAADLFVCAKSLKERMPKTIPVEKTLCIEMVPVEQFYIDVTKVPDGSTVYVLSNSTNYARRLVQMCQERNIDHITYEYILVNELSEQEIIGILREANYVMGVATTMEKKGVVYEQYKPYLREDIKLIGAKRTLNLPSFLELMQWITTFRNTRLFEHITDGTQKQAQQLQQLTSITNTISRSTDAEIEMFKELSVKMENGMERLKQVIQFSESLTAATQNIGGIAGSIRHLSSQTHLLSLNATIEAARVGEQGRGFAVVAKEVGKLAEESQKSTDMILKAVKEVQAAVVNIIPALSSLSNELKGNQDFYGKVLQNSIETNQSLVHVFQMVENIRRSSEVMLDETGQLVNLNSKA
- a CDS encoding FadR/GntR family transcriptional regulator; translated protein: MYLYMNEPLARMTDNSPDSLYAQIVDRIRQWMKDGHLKEGDQLPSERELAQMFDVSRVPVREALKILEFLGAVQHVRGKGVFVKKINISNVLNNIEFIMIDPMHTLLDLFEARQAIELQAAVLAAQRRTDEDLSAMEAAVQEMELTCNGGSDQDIVDASARFHNAVITASHNVILVSINESLGNLLKFSRQQSLKDTSRWQTSLRYHKEIMQKLKEKDGAEAFRLMQEHLSNAKEYIAKAAR
- a CDS encoding MmgE/PrpD family protein; protein product: MQDSGISTACVEFADSLRMEAIPAEVKEQAKKCLLDFLGCAIRGAVMPQAKCIKEYAAVMGGNAHASILGVSSLNSIVNAALANGYFGHILEMDDVDKESISHPATVVMPAALSIGEWRRSKGAELLEAIVAGYEVMLRIGTSVTPAHYQIWHTTATTGVFGAAIAAGRMLKLNQEQMSWAFGSAGTMAAGLWEFLSDGAMSKYLHAGKAASTGVLAAQLAASGLTGASRILEGRQGFFAGYARQDIEQKLFQDFHVKYRTATVSFKPYPCCRHTHSAIDCARSLYLQAQSVLSDIKQIHIHTYQAATQVACFEDPLDSRQGQFSLKYCMVRALINGNIGLDDFSQDKLTDKAVRALMAKTSVAVDAEIDRQTPIAWPCRLSLELADGRVLHEYVAYPKGDPENPLSWEEVETKFRLLVEPILEERAIPAIIDMCKNIELLADCGEMIRRINDYGRF
- a CDS encoding fumarate hydratase, with the translated sequence MGDFKITYEEIFSLVHNMCTGISSDVLEIMNKALVKESNQGAKALLQSMIDNVGQAGKLDKPVCQSPGLPTVYIRFGDQADLGGLSKWLPQAVVECTKKGYIRPSIVHPLTRYNPGDSSGVGIPNFEYQYRPGQEYMEVIMSAKGCGAELANLSTILTPATLGTNYVGLKKLVLETVTKGGGFPCPPSAIGIGIGGQMDISAKLSREAISTRDWRDQHPDPLFASLEKELLENINSLGLGPAGIGGDTTCLAVKIGYAATHTAICPVTINFHCWVARRFGVRFYPDGRREYLFQEAK
- a CDS encoding FumA C-terminus/TtdB family hydratase beta subunit, with the translated sequence MTEHNLTLPVNDAQVENLSMGDTVYLTGTVYTARDMAHLEIKRLREKGEPLPVELSGRAIFHAGPVVRKTDKGWELVVIGPTTSIRMEPHAGMTGELGVKLIIGKGGLAKDSREMFQKHKQAYLQAAPGCAVQLAAGVKKVTTAYWPENGMPEAMWVLEVERFGPFIVTMDTWGNSRYDEVKDKAYQRIKQIYG